The nucleotide window CCTCGAGGAACTCGTCGAAGGCGTAGTCGCTCCACTCGCGTCCGTTGCCGCTCTTCTTGTAACCGCCGAACGGTGCGCTCGGGTCGAGCTGGGCGCCGTTGAGCGAGATCGAGCCTGCGCGGATCTGCGATCCGATGCGGCGGACCTCGTCGACGTCCTTGCCCGACACGTAGCCGGCGAGGCCGTATTCGGTGTCGTTGGCGACCTTGACCGCCTCGTCGATCGAGTCGTAGGCGATGACCACGAGGACGGGGCCGAACACCTCGGTGCGGGCGATCTCCATGTCGTTGGTGACGTTGGTGAAGACGGTCGGCTTCACGTAGTAACCGGTTTCGAGGCCCTCGGGACGGCCGGCACCACCGACGACCGCGGTGGCACCGTCGGCGATGGCGCGCTCGATGAGGCCCTGGATCTTGTCGAACTGCGCCTCGGAGACGACCGGCCCCAGCTTCACGTCGGTGGTGGGATCGCCGACGGTGAGCTCGGCGGCGACGCCCTTGGCGATCTCGGCGACCTCGTCGACGCGACTCGCGGGGACCAGCATCCGGCTCGGAGCGTTGCAGGACTGTCCCGAGTTCATCATCATCGTCGCGATGCCGCCGGCGACGTTCTTCGCGAAGTCGTCGTCGTCGAGGATGATGTTCGGGCTCTTGCCGCCGAGCTCCTGGGCCACGCGCTTGACGGTCGGCGCAGCGGTCTTGGCGACCTCGATACCGGCACGGGTGGAACCGGTGAACGAGATCATGTCGATGCCCTCGTGGCTCGCCAGAGCGGCGCCCACGCCGGGGCCGTCACCGTTGACGAGAT belongs to Gordonia sp. KTR9 and includes:
- a CDS encoding aldehyde dehydrogenase family protein — encoded protein: MPDITKFYIDGQWVEPAELNLIDVINPATEKSAGQVAIGGAADVDAAVAAARRAFVTWGQTTVSERLEVLNRIIAEYQNRMGDLAAAVTEEMGSPVGLTNAAQVPIGLGHLMTAAAQLPEYKFVEDRGSSRIAKEPIGVCGFITPWNWPLNQVMCKVAPALATGCTMVLKPSEVAPFSAAIVAEIFDAAGVPAGVFNLVNGDGPGVGAALASHEGIDMISFTGSTRAGIEVAKTAAPTVKRVAQELGGKSPNIILDDDDFAKNVAGGIATMMMNSGQSCNAPSRMLVPASRVDEVAEIAKGVAAELTVGDPTTDVKLGPVVSEAQFDKIQGLIERAIADGATAVVGGAGRPEGLETGYYVKPTVFTNVTNDMEIARTEVFGPVLVVIAYDSIDEAVKVANDTEYGLAGYVSGKDVDEVRRIGSQIRAGSISLNGAQLDPSAPFGGYKKSGNGREWSDYAFDEFLEVKSLLGFGA